A single region of the Candidatus Reconcilbacillus cellulovorans genome encodes:
- a CDS encoding glycoside hydrolase 105 family protein — protein sequence MPALQFDEREIRAAIDRVVERTFRMDFTWDWPGGVAFYGVCEAFEATGKKEYLEPLKAWADERIADGLPKLSVNAVSVGHSLLTLSQATGEEAYLRIATEMAEFLLNEAPRFGDGVLQHTVNSVTYQFPRQAWVDTMFMAGYFLLRIGALLGRDDLFEDGLRQYHGHEELLQDPETNLYYHGWDDIARNHMSGVFWARGNAWAALTMARALEIVHVTHPSYMVIDGSLRDQLSTLVRLQGEDGLWHTVLDDPTSYTETSASAGIAAALLSRGDLYNKYVNRAIPALLARIRPDGTVTGVSAGTAVMKDAEGYKRVPTKRIQGWGQGLTLVFLASLLRKKDW from the coding sequence ATGCCGGCATTGCAATTCGACGAACGCGAAATCCGCGCCGCAATCGATCGCGTGGTCGAGCGCACGTTCCGCATGGACTTTACGTGGGACTGGCCGGGAGGCGTCGCGTTTTACGGCGTCTGTGAGGCGTTTGAGGCGACGGGCAAAAAGGAATACCTCGAGCCGCTGAAGGCTTGGGCGGATGAAAGAATCGCTGACGGTTTGCCTAAATTGTCGGTTAATGCCGTATCGGTCGGCCATTCGCTGCTGACGCTCTCTCAAGCCACCGGCGAGGAGGCGTATCTCCGCATTGCGACCGAAATGGCGGAATTTTTGCTGAACGAGGCTCCTCGGTTCGGCGACGGCGTCCTGCAGCATACGGTCAATTCGGTAACGTACCAATTTCCGCGGCAAGCGTGGGTCGATACGATGTTCATGGCGGGTTATTTCCTGCTTCGGATCGGCGCGTTGCTCGGGCGGGACGACCTGTTCGAGGACGGCCTCAGGCAGTATCACGGACACGAAGAGTTGTTGCAGGATCCGGAGACGAATCTGTATTATCACGGCTGGGACGACATCGCCCGCAACCACATGTCGGGCGTCTTTTGGGCGCGCGGCAACGCCTGGGCTGCGCTGACGATGGCGCGGGCGCTCGAGATCGTGCATGTAACGCATCCGTCCTACATGGTGATCGACGGCTCGCTTCGCGATCAGCTCAGTACGCTCGTCCGCCTGCAGGGCGAAGACGGCCTGTGGCATACCGTGCTGGACGACCCGACTTCGTATACAGAAACGTCGGCATCGGCGGGCATCGCGGCGGCGCTTCTGTCCCGCGGCGATCTGTACAACAAGTACGTCAACCGCGCGATTCCAGCGCTTCTGGCGCGCATCCGGCCGGACGGCACGGTAACCGGCGTTTCGGCGGGAACGGCGGTGATGAAAGACGCCGAAGGCTACAAACGGGTTCCGACCAAGCGTATTCAAGGCTGGGGACAAGGGTTGACGCTTGTTTTTCTAGCTTCGCTGCTTCGGAAAAAAGACTGGTGA
- a CDS encoding sugar ABC transporter: MNPLASNKRRLLAAVAAIVLAIASAGCSGKTKEPAGSSGASPSAQTSSQATGAGQSAYKDKYDPPVTITTVWGVDPALTFKNGETIENNVATRWALETLGIQIKTLWSVTDTNGAFATKLRLAMSSGQEMPDVVTVGDEQLAQDLIDSGLFREVGSLFDQYANDIWKKAMALDPNVWNPYIRDGKRMGLPVLDYAYNHDYLLWIRQDWLDKLGLQAPKTLDDLEKVMDAFKNRNPDGLKPNEVIPLSIGFKNSMNTWMGDPSWVFGAFGTIPQQWNKTPDGKLEYGSINPAMKPGLQKLREWYEKGYIPKEAALWDENKTAEPAVAGKSGIIPGPYWMSGWPLRDTAKNVPHAVWKPFPIPTGPDGKAGRHGTHFTNGVTLISKNAKHPEALFTYQNYLFQHLANPEPDGIFDIGVFKGYDYDLDANGNPVYGDKVPGGAVNVMRYFLVRDGARIPDAQMKALLNLAQGKEPQTWLERELKNNYGPETPNAAVVLMQQPDISYKDMYTGPATPTMKTKWDYLKKLESQTFNEIIYGKAGLDAFDKFVETWKASGGDQITKEVNDWYAALK, encoded by the coding sequence ATGAACCCGCTGGCATCGAACAAGCGACGGCTTTTGGCCGCTGTCGCGGCGATCGTTCTGGCGATCGCGTCGGCTGGATGCTCGGGCAAAACGAAAGAACCCGCCGGATCCTCCGGTGCTTCACCGTCCGCCCAGACGTCGTCCCAGGCGACGGGCGCCGGGCAAAGCGCCTACAAGGACAAGTACGATCCTCCGGTGACGATCACGACGGTCTGGGGTGTCGATCCGGCACTGACGTTCAAAAACGGCGAGACGATCGAAAACAACGTCGCTACCCGTTGGGCGCTTGAGACACTCGGCATTCAGATCAAGACGCTCTGGTCGGTGACCGACACGAACGGCGCATTTGCGACGAAACTGCGGTTGGCGATGTCGTCCGGTCAAGAAATGCCAGACGTCGTCACGGTCGGCGACGAGCAGCTCGCACAGGATTTGATCGACTCCGGCCTGTTCCGCGAGGTCGGCTCGCTGTTCGACCAGTACGCCAACGACATCTGGAAAAAGGCGATGGCGCTCGATCCGAACGTTTGGAACCCGTATATCCGCGACGGCAAGCGGATGGGCCTGCCCGTGCTCGATTACGCCTACAACCACGACTACCTGCTCTGGATCCGTCAGGATTGGCTCGATAAGCTCGGCCTGCAGGCGCCGAAGACGCTGGACGATCTCGAAAAGGTGATGGACGCCTTCAAGAACCGCAATCCGGACGGCCTGAAGCCGAACGAAGTCATTCCGCTCAGCATCGGGTTCAAGAACTCGATGAACACGTGGATGGGCGATCCGTCCTGGGTGTTCGGCGCGTTCGGGACGATTCCGCAGCAATGGAACAAGACGCCGGACGGCAAGCTCGAATACGGCTCGATCAATCCGGCGATGAAGCCCGGTTTGCAGAAACTGCGCGAATGGTACGAAAAAGGCTACATCCCGAAAGAAGCGGCGCTCTGGGACGAAAACAAGACGGCCGAGCCCGCGGTCGCCGGCAAGTCGGGCATCATCCCGGGGCCGTACTGGATGAGCGGCTGGCCGCTGCGCGATACGGCCAAAAACGTTCCGCACGCGGTGTGGAAACCGTTCCCGATTCCGACAGGACCGGACGGCAAGGCGGGGCGCCACGGCACGCATTTTACGAACGGCGTGACGCTGATCAGCAAAAACGCCAAACATCCCGAGGCGCTGTTCACGTATCAGAACTATCTGTTCCAGCATCTCGCGAATCCGGAACCAGACGGAATTTTCGATATCGGCGTGTTCAAGGGTTACGACTACGACCTCGACGCCAACGGCAATCCGGTCTACGGCGACAAAGTTCCCGGCGGCGCGGTCAACGTCATGCGGTATTTCCTCGTTCGCGACGGCGCGCGTATCCCGGACGCCCAGATGAAGGCGCTGCTCAATCTCGCGCAAGGCAAAGAACCGCAGACGTGGCTGGAACGCGAGCTCAAGAACAACTACGGCCCCGAAACGCCGAACGCGGCGGTCGTGCTGATGCAGCAGCCCGACATTTCGTACAAGGACATGTACACCGGTCCCGCCACGCCGACGATGAAGACGAAGTGGGACTATCTGAAAAAACTCGAAAGCCAGACGTTCAACGAAATTATTTACGGCAAAGCGGGCCTCGACGCGTTCGACAAGTTCGTGGAGACGTGGAAGGCTTCCGGCGGCGACCAGATAACGAAAGAAGTCAACGACTGGTACGCGGCGTTGAAGTAA
- a CDS encoding multidrug ABC transporter permease, producing MRRPWAVLARQYAALLRMKYGEMLAYRPATFVWMTGAMVQPIITMFVWMNIEPERSDAFLFYFLAVVFVERMTVAWDVWELDREIREGTFAYRILQPVHPIHWAIAENIVYKGLFLVLLAPVWAVAAVFVPALRPTMDAAQTALFLCAVVVGAAVRFLLGYTFGLLAFRWTKVTGAYVAVEAVGLFLSGRIAPMELLPPWLQTIAFWSPFRYMIGFPIEIATGAVVGPAIGAGFAVALAWAALFALALRAAWRSGLRRNQAVGG from the coding sequence ATGCGTCGGCCGTGGGCTGTTCTCGCCCGGCAATACGCCGCGTTGCTCCGCATGAAATACGGGGAAATGCTCGCCTATCGCCCGGCGACGTTCGTCTGGATGACCGGCGCGATGGTTCAGCCGATCATCACGATGTTCGTCTGGATGAACATCGAGCCGGAGCGATCGGACGCGTTTTTGTTCTATTTTCTGGCCGTCGTGTTCGTCGAGCGGATGACGGTCGCCTGGGACGTCTGGGAGTTGGACCGAGAAATCCGGGAAGGCACGTTCGCCTACCGGATTTTGCAGCCCGTCCATCCGATCCATTGGGCGATCGCCGAAAACATCGTCTACAAGGGACTGTTTCTCGTGCTGCTCGCGCCGGTGTGGGCGGTCGCGGCCGTTTTCGTTCCCGCGCTCCGTCCGACGATGGACGCCGCTCAGACTGCGCTATTTCTGTGCGCCGTCGTCGTCGGTGCGGCGGTCCGGTTTTTGCTCGGCTACACGTTCGGACTGCTCGCTTTTCGTTGGACGAAAGTCACGGGCGCTTACGTCGCGGTCGAAGCAGTAGGACTGTTTTTGTCCGGCAGAATTGCGCCGATGGAGCTGCTGCCGCCGTGGTTGCAAACGATCGCGTTCTGGTCGCCGTTTCGTTATATGATCGGTTTTCCGATCGAAATCGCGACGGGCGCGGTCGTCGGCCCCGCCATCGGCGCGGGATTCGCCGTCGCGCTGGCGTGGGCGGCGCTGTTTGCGCTTGCGCTGCGCGCGGCGTGGCGGTCCGGACTGCGGCGTAACCAGGCGGTCGGCGGATGA
- a CDS encoding multidrug transporter produces MRLYARLLYEFVRSNAMEEMQYRSEFLGNALSGLFGVGLAVLTVRIFFYRGDRLGGWTYADVLVLLGVFNVLRGLIDFALRPNMPRLLEHVRKGTLDFVLTKPVDGMFLVSFRHLALWRLIDVALGFGLIAYGLAQKGYVPTWQDAAVFAVTLAASLILVYALWMMLMTTAFWVIRIDDLSFVFDSFFETARFPAGTYRGWLRFVLTYVLPAAVITNTPALAILGQWNARAAAAAVTVALAFLWLARRFWRYALKAYTGASG; encoded by the coding sequence ATCCGGCTGTACGCGCGGCTATTGTACGAATTCGTCCGGTCGAATGCGATGGAAGAAATGCAATACCGCAGCGAATTTCTCGGCAACGCGCTGTCCGGCTTGTTCGGTGTCGGACTGGCGGTGTTGACCGTCCGGATTTTTTTCTATCGCGGCGATCGGCTCGGCGGCTGGACATACGCCGACGTGCTCGTGCTGCTCGGCGTGTTTAACGTTCTGCGCGGACTGATCGATTTCGCGCTGCGGCCGAACATGCCGCGCCTGCTGGAACACGTGCGCAAAGGAACGCTCGACTTCGTGCTGACGAAGCCGGTCGACGGCATGTTTCTCGTCAGTTTCCGCCATCTAGCGCTGTGGCGGCTGATCGACGTCGCGCTCGGTTTCGGGCTGATCGCCTACGGACTGGCGCAAAAGGGATACGTCCCGACTTGGCAGGACGCCGCGGTGTTCGCCGTCACGCTCGCCGCGTCGCTCATACTGGTGTATGCGCTCTGGATGATGTTGATGACGACGGCGTTCTGGGTGATCCGCATCGACGATCTGTCGTTCGTGTTCGACTCGTTTTTCGAAACGGCGCGGTTTCCGGCCGGCACGTACCGCGGCTGGCTGCGGTTCGTGCTGACGTATGTGCTGCCCGCCGCGGTGATTACGAACACGCCGGCGCTCGCGATTCTCGGGCAATGGAACGCGAGGGCCGCCGCAGCCGCCGTGACCGTCGCGCTGGCGTTTCTGTGGCTGGCGCGGCGGTTTTGGCGGTATGCGCTGAAGGCGTACACGGGAGCGAGCGGGTGA
- a CDS encoding two-component sensor histidine kinase, whose translation MPKYALFRKMVGLIVVLLLPILALYVYSNRTSTDVLADELTRSNMNQLLFFQSQVDADLGLMTLWPNLLIQDPDISDLRFAAPAGDSLSLDEIERIKRIQTKLRLQESSSDWTSRLLIYSPALGRVVSSYDVSPYNPAELAGRLRPGWQIFEETDSEGKKRLTFSLMTSSPYTFFDGPQEVNLIVEVRFGEENIASMLDRFKSDGRRDPFFYRPDAGVVYNRTADRGRIDRLVAALAERPLPDRDSRTVELDGARYLVHLAKSKVTGWYLIDYVPLSDILRPIARANMLFYGSVAGLLLMSSLVAYMLYAQVQIPVKQLVSGFQRLKNGDYAVRLAPKGNSEFRFVFDRFNSMVAQIEELFSRVYLEQIHAREARLKQLQSQINPHFFYNCFNFISSMAKLGDTGTIVAMTQNLARYYRYTTRQERDLVALDEELEFVRSYLEIQALRMKRLKYEIRVPSWMGKLLIPPLSLQPLVENAVLHGVEPSASAGLIRIAGETDGRSVALCVEDDGKGMSKESITALEAALDRPMDERSGCGLWNVHQRLKLRFGTDAGVKLGPSALGGLRAVLRWPLPAVGEVERDDRSVAG comes from the coding sequence CTGCCGAAATACGCGCTGTTCCGGAAAATGGTCGGCCTGATCGTCGTGCTGCTGTTGCCGATTTTGGCGCTGTACGTCTATTCGAACCGGACGAGCACGGACGTGTTGGCCGACGAACTGACGCGGTCGAACATGAATCAGCTTCTCTTTTTCCAAAGCCAGGTCGACGCCGACCTCGGCTTGATGACGCTTTGGCCGAACTTGCTCATCCAGGATCCCGACATTTCCGACTTGCGTTTCGCCGCGCCGGCCGGCGACAGCCTGTCGCTCGACGAGATCGAGCGGATCAAGCGCATTCAGACGAAGCTCCGGCTGCAGGAAAGCTCGTCGGATTGGACGAGCCGGCTGCTCATCTATTCGCCGGCGCTCGGTCGCGTCGTTTCAAGCTATGATGTAAGCCCCTACAATCCGGCGGAACTCGCCGGGCGGCTGCGACCGGGATGGCAGATTTTTGAAGAAACTGATTCTGAGGGGAAAAAAAGATTGACATTTTCGTTGATGACGTCGTCGCCCTACACGTTTTTCGACGGCCCCCAGGAGGTCAACTTGATCGTCGAGGTGCGGTTCGGTGAGGAAAACATCGCTTCGATGCTCGACCGATTCAAGAGCGACGGGCGGCGCGATCCGTTTTTTTACCGGCCCGACGCCGGAGTCGTCTACAACCGGACGGCGGACCGAGGAAGGATCGATCGGCTCGTGGCGGCGCTGGCGGAACGCCCGTTGCCCGACCGCGACAGCCGGACGGTTGAACTCGACGGCGCGCGGTATCTGGTGCATTTGGCGAAATCGAAGGTCACGGGATGGTACTTGATCGACTACGTGCCGCTGTCGGACATCTTGCGGCCGATCGCCCGCGCGAACATGCTGTTTTACGGGTCGGTCGCCGGACTTCTGCTGATGAGTTCGCTGGTCGCCTACATGTTGTACGCGCAGGTACAAATTCCCGTCAAACAGCTCGTGTCGGGTTTCCAGCGGCTGAAAAACGGCGATTATGCCGTCCGGCTCGCGCCGAAAGGCAACAGCGAGTTCCGGTTCGTCTTCGACCGGTTCAACTCGATGGTCGCGCAGATCGAGGAACTGTTCAGTCGCGTTTATCTCGAGCAAATCCACGCACGGGAGGCGCGGCTGAAACAGTTACAGTCTCAGATCAATCCTCACTTCTTTTATAATTGTTTCAATTTTATTTCCAGTATGGCGAAACTCGGGGACACCGGGACGATCGTCGCCATGACTCAAAATCTTGCGCGCTATTACCGCTATACGACGCGGCAAGAGCGCGATCTCGTCGCCCTGGACGAAGAGCTGGAATTCGTGCGCAGTTACCTGGAAATCCAGGCACTGCGCATGAAACGGTTAAAATACGAAATTCGCGTGCCGTCGTGGATGGGGAAACTGCTCATTCCGCCGCTGTCCTTGCAACCGCTTGTCGAAAACGCGGTGCTGCACGGAGTCGAGCCGAGCGCGTCTGCCGGATTGATTCGAATCGCCGGAGAGACGGACGGGCGATCGGTCGCGCTGTGCGTCGAGGACGACGGCAAGGGGATGTCGAAAGAATCGATCACCGCGCTCGAGGCGGCGCTTGACCGGCCGATGGACGAGCGATCGGGCTGCGGCCTTTGGAATGTCCATCAGCGGCTGAAACTGCGTTTCGGCACCGACGCCGGAGTCAAACTCGGGCCGTCGGCGCTCGGAGGATTGAGGGCCGTGCTGCGGTGGCCGCTTCCGGCGGTCGGGGAGGTCGAACGGGATGATCGAAGTGTTGCTGGTTGA
- a CDS encoding alpha-N-arabinofuranosidase, giving the protein MKTRLTIAVDRPTGRIHREIYGHFAEHLGRCVYEGLWVGEESSIPNVQGIRRDVLEALKKLNVPVLRWPGGCFADEYHWKDGVGPRESRRRTINTHWGGVTETNEFGTHEFMLLCELLGCEPYISGNVGSGTVQEMQEWIEYITLESGSSMADWRRANGREKPWRLKYFGVGNENWGCGGNMRAEYYADVYRRYQTYVRHYGDNRVFRIACGANAGDYHWTETLMREAGRYMDGLSLHYYTVPGTWMHKGPATGFGEREWFATLNKALVMDELIRKHAAIMDKYDPEKRVALVVDEWGTWYDPEPGTNPAFLYQQNTMRDALVAGLTLHVFHRHCDRVRMANLAQVANVLQSVVLTDGPKMVLTPTYHVFEMFKEHQGAERLDCAVEATACGPAEFPVPRVDASASRSADGRIHLSICHADLEDSVDLEVVLDGAPGACPCVTGRVLTGPAPDAHNTFEAPETVIPVPLEEIQLDKGSFRVRLPAMSVAVVEIKVT; this is encoded by the coding sequence ATGAAGACTCGCTTGACAATTGCGGTCGATCGGCCGACGGGACGGATTCATCGCGAAATTTACGGGCATTTCGCCGAACATCTCGGCCGGTGTGTGTACGAAGGGTTGTGGGTCGGGGAAGAGTCGTCGATACCGAACGTACAGGGCATCCGCCGAGATGTGTTGGAGGCTCTAAAAAAGCTGAACGTGCCGGTGTTGCGTTGGCCGGGCGGCTGCTTTGCGGACGAATACCACTGGAAAGACGGCGTCGGGCCGCGCGAATCACGCAGGCGCACGATCAACACGCATTGGGGCGGCGTGACGGAAACGAACGAATTCGGCACGCACGAGTTTATGCTGCTTTGCGAACTGCTCGGTTGTGAGCCCTATATTTCCGGCAACGTCGGCAGCGGCACCGTCCAGGAAATGCAGGAATGGATCGAGTACATCACACTGGAAAGCGGCTCGTCGATGGCGGACTGGCGTCGGGCCAACGGCCGCGAGAAGCCTTGGCGCCTCAAATATTTCGGCGTCGGCAACGAAAACTGGGGCTGCGGCGGCAACATGCGGGCGGAATATTACGCCGACGTCTACCGGCGCTACCAGACGTACGTCCGCCATTACGGCGACAACCGCGTGTTCCGGATCGCCTGCGGCGCCAATGCGGGGGACTACCATTGGACGGAGACGCTCATGCGCGAAGCGGGAAGGTATATGGACGGGCTCAGCCTCCATTATTACACCGTGCCGGGCACGTGGATGCATAAAGGACCGGCGACCGGATTCGGCGAACGCGAATGGTTTGCGACGCTGAACAAGGCGCTGGTGATGGACGAGCTGATTCGGAAGCATGCCGCGATCATGGACAAGTATGATCCGGAAAAAAGAGTGGCGCTGGTCGTCGACGAATGGGGAACGTGGTACGACCCGGAACCCGGGACCAACCCGGCGTTTCTGTATCAGCAAAACACGATGCGCGACGCGCTGGTCGCGGGGCTGACGCTTCATGTTTTCCACCGGCATTGCGACCGCGTGCGGATGGCGAATCTCGCGCAAGTCGCCAATGTGCTGCAGTCGGTCGTATTGACGGACGGGCCGAAGATGGTGCTGACGCCGACCTATCACGTATTCGAGATGTTCAAGGAGCACCAGGGCGCGGAGCGGCTGGACTGCGCGGTCGAGGCTACGGCGTGCGGACCGGCGGAATTTCCGGTGCCGCGTGTTGACGCGTCGGCGTCCCGCTCGGCGGACGGGAGGATCCATCTCAGCATCTGTCATGCGGATCTGGAAGACTCGGTCGACCTTGAAGTCGTGCTGGACGGCGCGCCCGGCGCGTGTCCGTGCGTGACCGGCCGTGTGCTGACGGGACCGGCGCCGGATGCGCACAACACGTTTGAGGCGCCGGAGACCGTCATTCCGGTTCCGCTTGAAGAGATTCAACTCGACAAAGGAAGTTTTCGTGTGCGTCTTCCGGCGATGTCTGTTGCCGTGGTCGAAATCAAAGTCACATGA
- a CDS encoding ABC transporter: MAIEVRNLCKTFRVPVRGTGWIEAARSLFRREYRVVEAVRDVTFSIASGEIVGFLGPNGAGKTTTMKMLAGLLFPTSGDVRVDGFVPFEQKAEFKRRISLVMGQKSQLIWDLPPMETFLVNRAIYELDDRSFRETLDELIELLDLAPLLDKPVRNLSLGERMKCELAAALLHRPSVLFLDEPTIGLDVQTQDSVRRFVARYNREHGTTVLLTSHYMDDVAALCDRVLIINHGRLVYDGDLEWLGERLAPYKWMEIRFPPSSDAPRWDEYGEVAESGEGWVTLRVPRSRVSDVAAELFRVLPIYDLNIQDPPLEEVIVRAFREGVG, encoded by the coding sequence ATGGCCATCGAGGTCCGCAACCTATGCAAAACGTTCCGCGTCCCCGTTCGCGGTACAGGCTGGATTGAGGCGGCGCGCAGCCTGTTTAGGCGCGAATACCGCGTCGTCGAGGCGGTGCGCGACGTGACGTTTTCGATCGCGTCGGGGGAAATCGTCGGCTTCCTCGGTCCGAACGGCGCCGGCAAAACGACCACGATGAAGATGCTGGCCGGTCTTCTGTTCCCGACGTCCGGCGACGTTCGCGTCGACGGGTTCGTGCCGTTCGAGCAAAAAGCGGAGTTCAAAAGGCGGATCAGCCTCGTGATGGGGCAGAAAAGCCAGCTGATCTGGGATTTGCCGCCGATGGAGACGTTTCTCGTCAACCGCGCGATTTACGAACTCGACGACCGGTCGTTCCGCGAAACGCTCGACGAGCTGATCGAACTGCTCGATCTCGCGCCGCTGCTTGACAAACCGGTGCGCAACCTGTCGCTCGGCGAACGGATGAAATGCGAGCTGGCGGCGGCGCTTTTGCACCGTCCGTCCGTACTTTTTCTCGACGAGCCGACGATCGGGCTCGACGTCCAAACGCAGGACAGCGTGCGCCGTTTCGTCGCCCGCTACAACCGCGAACACGGCACGACCGTCCTTTTGACGTCGCATTATATGGACGACGTCGCCGCGCTTTGCGACCGCGTGCTGATCATCAACCACGGCCGTCTCGTCTACGACGGCGACCTGGAATGGCTTGGCGAACGGCTGGCTCCCTACAAATGGATGGAAATCCGTTTTCCTCCCTCTTCCGACGCGCCGCGCTGGGACGAATACGGCGAAGTCGCCGAATCGGGCGAAGGATGGGTGACGCTGCGCGTTCCGCGTTCGCGCGTGTCGGACGTAGCGGCGGAGTTGTTCCGCGTTTTGCCGATTTACGACCTGAACATTCAGGATCCGCCCCTCGAAGAAGTGATCGTTCGGGCGTTCCGGGAAGGGGTCGGATAA
- a CDS encoding DNA-binding response regulator, which translates to MIEVLLVDDEAYVTESLARTIPWPELGVSGVVCAQSAAEALRVLEERDIDIVVTDIRMPEMDGLALIAEISRKKPHVRTILLTGYSDFEYAKRAIQLQVFDYILKPVNDEELMLAVSNAVESIQDEWRQQHQRRTDYPVLRANLLHDLLLGRRLSPRVVEDKLRQYEVPLRVGDDAAMVLVQLGRPFSRFDESGAALMEFAVGNIAEELFAPHFRVWYARGPHDYPVIVAALRDESARGIGVGPQFETGRRKFLEDAVRELRRQVRTCLNGDISAVVAAWFAFPDGLPAAYRESLAAMFRLGREEEGRILFLEDEASSRERPIGAIDALYRPPTLVHLLESNQWEAAKQKVFAVLDEAEAASFPRELLYEIFFSVTNALMYVAHRQGRFMSRIAPQSLDFMLDRGIAESPDKLRRWTADMMDRLREELAESDRDERRAVIRKVRKLVAERMGPELSVKTVADQVYMHPVYLSKVFKAETGESLGDYIFRMRMERAAHLLRDTNKKIYEISSELGYQNPQHFSKMFRKHYGVTPNEFREQAGG; encoded by the coding sequence ATGATCGAAGTGTTGCTGGTTGACGACGAAGCATATGTCACGGAAAGCTTGGCGAGGACGATACCGTGGCCGGAACTCGGCGTCAGCGGCGTCGTGTGCGCGCAGTCGGCCGCCGAGGCGCTGCGCGTCCTTGAAGAGCGCGACATCGATATCGTCGTGACCGACATTCGGATGCCGGAAATGGACGGTCTTGCGCTGATCGCCGAAATTTCGAGGAAAAAGCCGCACGTGCGGACAATTCTATTGACCGGCTATTCCGATTTCGAATATGCGAAACGGGCGATCCAGCTGCAAGTGTTCGATTACATTTTGAAACCGGTCAACGACGAGGAATTGATGCTGGCGGTATCGAACGCCGTCGAGTCGATTCAGGACGAATGGCGCCAGCAACATCAACGGCGGACGGACTATCCGGTGCTGCGAGCGAATTTGTTGCACGACCTTTTGCTCGGGAGGCGGCTGTCGCCGCGCGTCGTCGAGGATAAGCTGCGCCAGTATGAAGTGCCGCTTCGGGTCGGCGACGACGCCGCTATGGTACTCGTTCAGCTCGGCAGGCCGTTTTCGCGTTTCGATGAAAGCGGTGCCGCGCTGATGGAATTTGCCGTCGGCAATATCGCCGAAGAGCTGTTCGCGCCGCATTTCCGTGTTTGGTACGCCCGGGGACCGCACGATTATCCGGTGATCGTCGCTGCGCTGCGCGACGAATCCGCGCGTGGCATCGGTGTCGGGCCGCAGTTTGAAACCGGGCGAAGGAAGTTTTTGGAAGATGCCGTCCGCGAATTGCGCAGACAGGTGCGCACGTGTCTGAACGGCGATATCTCGGCGGTCGTCGCCGCATGGTTCGCGTTTCCCGACGGGTTGCCCGCGGCGTATCGCGAAAGTTTGGCCGCGATGTTTCGTCTCGGCCGCGAGGAAGAAGGGCGGATATTGTTTCTGGAAGACGAAGCATCGTCGCGCGAGCGACCGATCGGCGCGATCGACGCGCTGTACCGGCCGCCGACGCTGGTTCATCTTTTGGAATCCAACCAATGGGAAGCGGCCAAGCAGAAAGTGTTCGCCGTTTTGGACGAGGCGGAAGCGGCGTCGTTTCCGCGCGAACTGCTGTACGAAATTTTCTTTTCCGTCACCAACGCGCTGATGTATGTCGCGCACCGACAGGGGCGCTTCATGTCGCGGATCGCCCCGCAAAGTCTCGATTTCATGCTGGACCGCGGCATCGCAGAGTCGCCGGATAAACTGCGCCGCTGGACGGCGGACATGATGGACCGGCTGCGCGAAGAACTGGCCGAAAGCGATCGTGACGAGCGCCGCGCGGTCATCCGGAAAGTGCGCAAGCTCGTCGCGGAGCGGATGGGGCCCGAGCTGTCCGTCAAGACGGTCGCCGACCAGGTCTATATGCACCCCGTCTATTTGTCCAAAGTGTTCAAGGCCGAAACCGGCGAAAGCCTCGGCGACTACATTTTTCGGATGCGCATGGAACGCGCCGCCCATCTGCTGCGCGACACGAATAAAAAAATCTATGAGATTTCGTCCGAACTCGGTTACCAGAATCCGCAACATTTCAGCAAAATGTTCCGTAAACATTACGGCGTGACGCCGAACGAGTTCCGCGAGCAGGCCGGCGGATGA